In Caldicellulosiruptor obsidiansis OB47, a single window of DNA contains:
- a CDS encoding ABC transporter permease, with protein sequence MAQFALAFKMAIKSILSNKLRSFLTMLGVIIGIWAVIAVVGLAQGSTKSITDRLQRLGTNLIQINITGRNSNRNVTYEELQQFAEQHAEDIEAIAPTVSSSVTLKYGTNTHDTTLIGTTADYSTVRDVNVSSGRFILPIDVDYRQKVALVGTYIVKDLFNGQNPIGKKIKINGQIFTVVGVLEERANSQQQSDDDQVIVPVTVAQRLTRNAIIRNFAIKITDGNRSEAVMNYLNDFLMKIYNDSTAFRVFNTAQLLDTLNSVTQTLTLMLAGIAAISLIVGGIGIMNIMLVSVTERTREIGIRKAIGAKRRNILVQFLIEASVVTGFGGVVGIILGFVTIRAMSKLNIATAIFSIPWAILAFTISLAIGIVFGLFPASKASRLNPIEALRYE encoded by the coding sequence GTGGCTCAGTTTGCTTTGGCTTTTAAAATGGCAATAAAGAGCATCCTTTCAAATAAATTGAGGTCTTTTTTGACTATGCTTGGTGTCATCATTGGTATCTGGGCGGTGATTGCGGTTGTTGGGCTTGCCCAGGGAAGCACAAAAAGCATAACAGACAGGCTGCAAAGGCTTGGAACAAATCTCATTCAAATAAACATCACAGGAAGAAACAGTAACCGAAACGTCACATATGAAGAGCTTCAGCAGTTTGCCGAGCAGCACGCAGAGGATATTGAGGCAATCGCACCAACTGTATCGAGCTCTGTCACGCTCAAGTATGGGACAAACACCCACGATACGACCCTCATTGGAACAACAGCAGACTATAGCACTGTCAGGGACGTCAACGTCAGTAGCGGAAGATTTATTTTGCCAATTGATGTGGACTACCGTCAAAAGGTTGCGCTTGTTGGGACGTACATCGTAAAAGATTTATTTAACGGGCAAAACCCGATAGGGAAAAAGATAAAGATAAACGGGCAGATATTCACAGTTGTTGGTGTTTTAGAAGAGCGTGCAAATTCGCAGCAGCAGTCAGACGATGACCAGGTGATAGTCCCTGTAACAGTTGCACAAAGGCTTACACGAAACGCAATAATCCGAAACTTTGCGATAAAAATCACGGATGGTAACAGAAGTGAAGCTGTAATGAACTATCTCAATGATTTTCTCATGAAGATTTACAACGACTCTACCGCCTTTAGAGTTTTCAATACAGCCCAGCTACTTGACACCTTAAACAGTGTAACCCAGACACTCACGCTCATGCTTGCCGGAATTGCTGCGATTTCGCTGATTGTTGGTGGAATTGGCATCATGAACATCATGCTTGTATCTGTCACAGAGAGGACAAGAGAGATTGGAATCAGAAAAGCAATTGGCGCAAAGAGAAGAAACATTCTTGTCCAGTTTTTGATAGAAGCATCTGTTGTGACAGGGTTTGGTGGAGTGGTAGGTATAATACTGGGATTTGTGACAATAAGAGCAATGTCAAAACTTAATATTGCAACAGCTATATTCTCAATACCATGGGCTATTCTTGCGTTTACGATTTCACTTGCTATAGGGATAGTCTTTGGACTATTCCCGGCATCAAAAGCATCGCGCCTCAACCCGATAGAAGCGCTAAGATACGAATAA
- a CDS encoding ABC transporter ATP-binding protein, protein MIELNDIYKIYKMGENEVYALNGINLKINPHEFVAIVGPSGSGKSTLMNIIGCLDTPTSGTYILDGHEVSRLNDNQLAEIRNSKIGFVFQNFNLIPQLTALENVELPLIYKGVPASVRHKLAKEALARVGLEHRMHYRPRELSGGQQQRVAIARALVTSPPIILADEPTGNLDSKSGAEIMQIFKDLHAQGNTIVLITHDNNIAMQARRIVRIQDGQIIEDKEVS, encoded by the coding sequence ATGATTGAACTTAATGATATCTACAAAATCTACAAGATGGGCGAGAACGAGGTGTATGCTTTAAACGGTATTAACCTAAAAATCAACCCTCACGAGTTTGTTGCAATAGTAGGACCATCTGGTTCAGGAAAATCAACCCTTATGAACATCATAGGATGTCTTGACACACCGACATCTGGCACATACATACTGGATGGTCATGAAGTCAGCAGGCTCAATGACAATCAGCTTGCAGAGATTCGAAACAGCAAGATAGGCTTTGTGTTTCAAAACTTTAACTTAATACCACAGCTCACAGCTCTTGAAAACGTTGAGCTTCCTTTAATCTACAAAGGTGTTCCAGCCTCTGTGCGTCACAAGCTTGCAAAAGAGGCTTTGGCAAGGGTTGGTTTGGAACATAGAATGCATTACAGGCCAAGAGAGCTATCTGGCGGTCAGCAGCAGAGAGTTGCAATTGCAAGGGCGCTTGTCACAAGCCCGCCAATAATCCTGGCTGACGAGCCGACGGGAAATTTGGACTCAAAATCAGGTGCTGAGATTATGCAGATTTTTAAAGATCTACATGCTCAAGGAAACACCATTGTCCTAATCACGCACGACAACAACATCGCCATGCAGGCAAGAAGGATTGTGAGGATTCAGGACGGTCAAATAATAGAGGACAAGGAGGTGAGCTGA
- a CDS encoding HlyD family efflux transporter periplasmic adaptor subunit: MTEKVKPLKTPKFKFSLKSKALKRVIISTVIVAILAGAGFGIYRFVQGRKNQNQTIAQRTARVTRGDITVSVTGSGPIESAQSVDLTSTVSSTITNVFFKDGDSVKKGDVIFELESQDAKDKIDSIKSQIDDVNSSIADVQESIKNLVITAPISGYVKNLNVQEGDRVSKGSTVLTIIDTSKLKVTLPFSAALFGKVKIGAPAVVYIPDISQSIQGTVSYLGNTTYTNDYGGKVFDVEITISNPGALQEGMKASAEIKVGSEVYLSTQDATLEYVDKENVKAKVDGEVEEIFARNNQFVEKGAVLLKLSNDDLSKQLKNYQTQLKNLQDQLNDAEDNLENYYIKAPFDGVVTNINFKKGDNIKAGEVLATVFDNKNLVFRVDIDELDIAKIKVGQKVNITVDALPETQTNPLTGKVAKIPLVGTTQNGVTTYSVTISIDNPKDLKIGMNANAEIIVNQKQDVLMVPLEAVQKFGNRYFVFVKSSSQNSFQEGQTGGFFPQGGFGNNQQSSAQGSQNWRQRWQQQEGSSTESAQQSGNSQSRGSWSQNSQGTGSSSQLRTRRMTSLLGSSYYKGAVLRPVEVGINNDSYIEIVSGLNEGDIVVLPPLSTGSTSTQTQTQQGFNIMGGFGGPGGGMPGEFRQFRQNQSSTGTRNQSSGSQGSNTNR; encoded by the coding sequence ATGACAGAGAAAGTAAAACCGCTAAAAACTCCAAAGTTTAAGTTCAGTTTAAAAAGCAAGGCTTTAAAGAGAGTTATAATATCCACAGTAATTGTTGCAATTTTAGCAGGGGCAGGGTTTGGAATATACAGGTTTGTTCAGGGAAGAAAAAATCAAAATCAAACCATTGCCCAGAGGACTGCAAGGGTAACCCGCGGCGATATAACCGTCAGTGTCACCGGTTCAGGCCCGATTGAGTCTGCTCAGAGCGTAGATCTTACATCAACAGTGAGTTCAACCATCACAAACGTATTTTTCAAAGACGGTGATTCTGTCAAAAAAGGTGATGTCATATTTGAGCTTGAAAGCCAGGATGCAAAGGACAAGATTGATTCAATTAAGAGTCAGATTGACGATGTAAACTCCTCAATTGCAGATGTTCAGGAGAGTATCAAAAACCTTGTTATCACCGCACCAATTTCTGGGTATGTTAAAAATCTGAACGTTCAAGAAGGAGACAGGGTTTCAAAAGGTTCAACCGTTTTGACAATAATTGATACATCAAAGTTGAAAGTTACATTACCATTTTCAGCAGCGCTTTTCGGCAAGGTCAAGATAGGTGCGCCAGCAGTTGTTTACATTCCTGATATTTCCCAGTCAATCCAGGGTACAGTAAGCTATCTTGGAAACACAACTTACACAAATGACTACGGTGGCAAAGTTTTTGATGTTGAGATCACAATCTCAAACCCCGGCGCTCTGCAGGAAGGCATGAAGGCAAGTGCTGAGATAAAGGTTGGGAGTGAAGTATATCTTAGCACGCAGGACGCAACCTTGGAGTATGTAGACAAGGAAAATGTCAAGGCAAAGGTTGACGGTGAGGTTGAAGAGATTTTTGCAAGAAACAACCAGTTTGTTGAAAAAGGTGCTGTGCTTTTAAAACTTTCAAACGATGACCTGTCAAAACAGCTCAAGAATTATCAGACACAGCTTAAAAACTTGCAGGACCAGCTAAATGATGCAGAGGATAACTTGGAAAACTACTACATCAAAGCTCCGTTTGACGGAGTTGTGACCAACATAAACTTCAAAAAAGGCGATAACATAAAAGCGGGAGAGGTACTTGCAACTGTATTTGATAACAAAAATTTAGTATTCAGGGTTGACATAGATGAGCTTGATATTGCTAAAATAAAAGTAGGGCAAAAAGTAAATATAACAGTTGATGCTCTGCCAGAGACACAGACAAACCCGCTGACAGGGAAAGTAGCCAAAATCCCGCTTGTTGGTACAACCCAGAACGGCGTTACAACATACTCTGTTACAATTTCTATTGACAACCCAAAAGACCTCAAGATTGGCATGAACGCAAATGCTGAGATAATAGTAAACCAGAAACAAGATGTTTTGATGGTGCCGCTTGAAGCTGTGCAGAAATTTGGCAACAGATACTTTGTGTTTGTAAAAAGCTCAAGTCAAAATAGCTTTCAAGAAGGGCAAACTGGCGGATTTTTCCCGCAGGGAGGTTTTGGAAATAATCAGCAAAGCTCTGCTCAAGGCTCACAAAACTGGCGACAAAGATGGCAGCAGCAAGAAGGTAGCAGCACAGAAAGTGCACAGCAATCAGGAAATAGCCAGTCAAGAGGTTCATGGTCACAAAATAGTCAAGGCACAGGTAGCTCTTCGCAGCTGCGAACAAGAAGAATGACAAGTTTGCTGGGTAGCAGCTACTATAAAGGTGCAGTTTTACGACCTGTTGAGGTTGGTATAAACAATGACTCATACATCGAGATTGTAAGCGGACTTAATGAAGGAGATATCGTTGTCCTGCCACCGCTTTCAACAGGCTCAACAAGCACACAGACGCAAACTCAGCAGGGCTTTAACATAATGGGCGGATTTGGCGGACCTGGTGGTGGAATGCCGGGCGAATTCAGACAGTTCAGACAAAACCAAAGCAGCACTGGCACAAGAAATCAGTCGTCTGGCTCACAGGGAAGTAACACAAACAGGTAA
- a CDS encoding HD domain-containing protein — MHLVTKAFRTVVEKTNIFDIPQKEWYTQILRLIALIHDIGHAPFSHASEELFPDDLKHEDYSCMIATQTEIGDYIHEIGERFKKLYSKDYDITPELICSIYKGENIENPDFMFLRKFMDSELDCDKMDYLLRDSLYCGVSYGKFDLERLINTLTIWKNDEGILHLAIEKSGIHAFEEFVLARYFMFTQVYFHKTRRFLDNMLFSFLKSALKEGKYPKDINEFLEYDDVTISELIREKSKENECAERLLKRKIMSCIYETPPHSNKDQESIYNLIKNSLIQKISKENLLFDSADKMIHQIPVKYELDSEKAIPIVDREKQRSDVYKYCFRGYKKDA; from the coding sequence ATGCATCTTGTTACAAAAGCATTCAGGACAGTTGTTGAGAAGACAAATATTTTTGATATTCCTCAAAAAGAATGGTATACTCAGATATTGAGACTTATAGCTTTGATTCATGATATCGGACATGCTCCTTTTTCTCACGCTTCAGAAGAGCTTTTTCCAGATGATTTGAAACATGAAGATTATAGTTGCATGATAGCAACTCAAACAGAGATAGGAGATTATATTCATGAGATAGGAGAGAGATTCAAAAAACTCTACAGTAAAGACTATGATATTACTCCTGAGCTGATTTGTTCTATATACAAAGGAGAAAATATAGAAAATCCTGATTTCATGTTTCTAAGAAAGTTTATGGACAGTGAATTAGACTGTGACAAGATGGATTATCTTTTACGGGATTCACTTTACTGTGGAGTAAGCTATGGAAAGTTTGATTTGGAAAGGTTAATAAACACTCTTACCATTTGGAAAAATGATGAAGGTATACTTCATCTTGCTATTGAAAAAAGCGGAATACACGCTTTTGAAGAGTTTGTTTTAGCTCGATATTTTATGTTTACACAAGTTTACTTTCACAAAACTCGAAGGTTTTTGGATAATATGCTTTTTTCTTTTTTGAAGTCTGCTTTGAAAGAGGGTAAATATCCCAAAGACATTAATGAATTTTTAGAATATGACGATGTAACAATCAGTGAACTTATCAGAGAAAAGAGCAAAGAAAATGAATGCGCAGAAAGACTTTTAAAGAGAAAGATAATGAGCTGTATTTATGAAACACCACCTCATTCTAACAAAGATCAAGAATCTATTTATAATTTGATAAAAAACAGTCTTATACAAAAAATTAGCAAAGAAAATCTTCTTTTTGATTCGGCTGACAAAATGATTCATCAGATACCTGTAAAATATGAACTTGATAGTGAAAAAGCAATCCCTATAGTAGACCGAGAAAAACAAAGAAGTGATGTCTATAAGTATTGCTTCAGAGGTTATAAAAAAGATGCCTGA
- a CDS encoding S-layer homology domain-containing protein, with product MKRFKRLIAIVTVLLFALSIIAPAFAQDETTTEQTSSVYDQAAKILQDKGILKGNEQGDLMLDKELTRAEILAMIIRATGQEDVVKDYVYAEQSFSDVPNTHWAFAYVEAGKDLGIVNGYPDGTFKPDRKVKFEELCKMLVAAKGESPAAGKWPLNYVRKALELGFFNGIEDEVGIGDVVIRGQAAVAFANAFFPPEKTIVVKDVKAVANDTIEVYVDAYLNNEPATLEDGDVIPLDFEIKDASDETKTVAVTLIDSQASDFGAGKLVLKTAAQTEGATYKLYYKGNDTGKTFVAVPVQLQVAKVEVPNLKQVVVTFNRDVKEDVGTNVANYIVKVGDSTKTVGAVRLSSDKKVATLILSDNLANQDKVSVTIKKDVGLTTDYTQTVGPVVDSVAPSIKSVFALTPQKIKVEFNEPINNYTDVAKYTIDGSYLVKEAKSFAEDKSIDPNVLILNLYSALSVANHSITINGVTDVAGYGVINPTWSFEVKADTSPIELKAATATLSKVTLTFNKPIANASVSLSNGEIVKVDVDGENVIIYSNNDDLTKCIPISGTNVTVTVTDYNGQSANITKYVVPTVDNERPTVKSVVVADSKTIKITFSEDVRISGTIVVKDKDGNQKVVSAIDWDRDSNGNYIYNTLKVTLASDLPAGNVTVEVSGVQDNTPLKNASLPVTVSATLADTSAPSVQAIVYKEDPSNKKTYVYIVFNKTLDATSATTLTNYKYLDSTLTLKEFSGASVSLMAGNKIVKLTIPYDSANASVWGKVAYLQIVNVADTAGNKLTIAKANNEFMVAQQVKVTGAKAVATDKIEVYLDGIINEYTRYPGDFVISAGPATISAIGSDWDATNEKLTLTLGTSINADATYTVNNVKYPLTLSLKSNTTITKDLFGDSIGIALPSYTVVDGIAPSISSVKATYDSVTNTTYVTVNFSEDVNVGSLSDDVIKAQFKVYIGGTLTAPDGIDKSDHTKIKFVFSNVDHRYKSIKVDYIPDYNANNRVKDSASTPNELAQTSVTGSW from the coding sequence ATGAAAAGATTTAAAAGACTCATCGCTATCGTAACAGTATTGCTTTTTGCTCTCTCAATAATTGCGCCTGCGTTTGCACAGGACGAAACTACAACAGAACAGACAAGTTCTGTGTATGACCAGGCAGCAAAGATTCTCCAAGACAAAGGTATTTTAAAAGGTAATGAGCAAGGCGACCTGATGCTCGATAAGGAACTTACAAGAGCAGAGATTTTGGCAATGATCATCAGAGCAACAGGTCAAGAAGATGTTGTAAAAGACTATGTATATGCTGAGCAATCCTTCAGCGATGTTCCAAACACACATTGGGCATTTGCATATGTTGAGGCAGGTAAAGACCTCGGTATTGTAAATGGTTATCCGGATGGAACATTCAAGCCAGACAGAAAAGTCAAATTTGAAGAGCTCTGTAAAATGCTTGTTGCTGCAAAAGGTGAGAGCCCAGCAGCAGGAAAATGGCCTCTCAACTATGTAAGAAAAGCTCTTGAACTTGGATTCTTCAATGGGATTGAAGATGAAGTTGGAATTGGAGATGTTGTAATCAGAGGTCAAGCAGCAGTTGCATTTGCAAATGCATTCTTCCCACCTGAGAAGACAATAGTTGTTAAGGATGTTAAAGCAGTTGCAAATGACACAATTGAGGTTTATGTTGATGCATACCTCAACAATGAGCCTGCAACACTTGAAGATGGGGATGTAATTCCTCTTGATTTTGAGATTAAAGATGCATCTGATGAAACAAAGACAGTTGCTGTAACATTGATTGATTCTCAGGCATCTGACTTTGGTGCAGGAAAGCTTGTATTAAAGACAGCAGCGCAAACAGAAGGTGCTACTTATAAACTGTATTACAAGGGTAATGATACAGGCAAAACTTTTGTAGCAGTACCAGTACAGCTTCAAGTTGCAAAAGTTGAAGTGCCAAACTTGAAGCAAGTTGTTGTGACATTCAATAGAGATGTAAAAGAAGATGTTGGAACTAATGTTGCAAACTATATTGTTAAAGTAGGCGATAGTACAAAAACTGTTGGAGCAGTGAGATTGAGCAGCGATAAAAAAGTTGCAACATTAATTTTGAGTGATAATTTGGCTAACCAAGATAAAGTTTCTGTGACTATAAAGAAAGATGTTGGATTAACAACTGATTATACACAAACTGTGGGACCAGTGGTAGATTCTGTGGCTCCATCTATAAAGTCTGTTTTTGCTTTAACACCGCAAAAGATTAAGGTTGAATTTAATGAGCCAATTAACAATTATACAGATGTTGCAAAGTATACAATTGATGGAAGTTATTTAGTAAAAGAAGCTAAGAGTTTTGCAGAAGATAAGTCAATAGATCCAAATGTATTAATACTCAATCTTTATTCAGCGCTTTCAGTAGCTAATCATTCAATTACTATAAATGGTGTTACAGATGTAGCTGGATATGGCGTTATTAATCCTACATGGTCGTTTGAAGTAAAAGCTGATACTTCACCAATCGAATTAAAAGCTGCAACAGCAACATTGAGCAAAGTTACCTTGACATTCAACAAGCCCATTGCAAATGCATCTGTGTCACTTTCTAACGGTGAGATTGTAAAAGTTGATGTAGATGGTGAAAATGTAATAATTTATTCTAACAATGATGACTTAACAAAGTGCATACCAATTTCAGGTACTAATGTAACGGTAACTGTAACTGACTATAACGGTCAAAGTGCAAATATTACAAAATATGTAGTACCAACGGTTGACAATGAAAGACCAACTGTTAAATCTGTTGTAGTAGCAGATAGCAAGACAATAAAAATAACATTTAGTGAAGATGTAAGAATTAGTGGTACTATTGTTGTCAAAGATAAAGATGGTAATCAAAAAGTAGTATCCGCTATTGACTGGGATAGAGACAGCAATGGTAATTATATTTATAATACTTTAAAGGTTACACTTGCATCTGATTTACCAGCAGGTAATGTAACTGTGGAAGTAAGTGGTGTTCAAGACAATACACCGCTTAAAAATGCAAGCTTACCTGTAACAGTATCTGCTACATTGGCTGATACAAGTGCTCCATCTGTTCAAGCGATAGTTTACAAAGAAGATCCATCTAATAAGAAGACATATGTATATATTGTGTTTAATAAGACACTTGATGCTACAAGTGCAACAACACTTACAAATTATAAATACCTCGATAGCACGCTTACATTGAAAGAGTTTAGTGGAGCATCCGTATCGCTTATGGCAGGTAATAAGATTGTAAAACTCACAATACCATATGATTCAGCAAATGCATCTGTATGGGGCAAAGTAGCTTATCTACAAATAGTAAATGTTGCAGATACAGCTGGGAATAAATTGACAATTGCAAAAGCCAATAATGAATTTATGGTTGCACAACAAGTAAAAGTTACTGGTGCAAAAGCTGTAGCAACTGACAAAATTGAGGTATATTTAGACGGAATAATTAATGAGTATACAAGATATCCGGGCGACTTTGTAATTTCAGCTGGTCCAGCGACAATAAGCGCTATTGGCTCTGATTGGGATGCAACAAATGAGAAACTTACACTAACTCTCGGTACTTCGATAAATGCTGATGCAACATATACTGTTAATAACGTTAAATATCCATTAACACTCTCACTTAAGAGCAATACAACTATAACGAAGGATTTATTTGGAGATTCAATTGGAATTGCGCTACCGTCATATACAGTTGTGGATGGTATAGCTCCAAGTATTTCCTCAGTTAAAGCGACATATGACAGTGTAACAAATACAACATATGTAACAGTTAATTTCAGTGAGGATGTTAACGTCGGGTCACTAAGTGATGATGTAATCAAAGCACAGTTCAAGGTTTATATTGGTGGAACATTAACTGCACCAGATGGAATTGATAAATCAGATCATACTAAGATAAAGTTTGTATTTAGCAATGTTGACCACAGGTATAAATCAATTAAAGTTGATTATATACCAGACTATAATGCAAACAATCGCGTAAAAGACAGTGCATCAACACCGAATGAACTTGCTCAGACAAGTGTAACAGGAAGTTGGTAA
- a CDS encoding methyl-accepting chemotaxis protein: MKKERKTQSKNKRDFKELFLSFLKSGKLAKRFALLIACIVIVPIVIIDILSITMSVNSVISESKKSYLAATDSTARYFQLAIKTAQNNATQLMSNELIQRYYSESKQAALEDYEKITLQTDAQKALQNILISNNMIAGIYILINKEKSLFNLSLVFDIDYSKIKNTWWYKKIIDAGGPTLIEAHDKEFDEIAQKNNANIPEYAFCIGLPFKDISTNETLGVMLLDVSKSWLRDQLQDTQISQQGGFMLAVSTQGKIVLPTEWENNFKDIPNINTEFVREVISNIKAEKVSGAIETIYSKQPYLITYSLIPDTPWAVVGMIPLTKLISSARKLEVLSIILTIIFTLIALVVGIFFALRIVKDIEKITKAFEVAEKGDLTVSLDIKRDDEIGLMAHSFNNMTKNIKQLIEKGVNLSSEVTSAISTLSTVAGETAAASNEVAKAISEIAEGASNQAKEATSVVEVVSRFGDKIETIVESSSKMEKLTKDVSELSEKGESVVEVLNNVSQDTVNITSTMINTINQLAEYSRSIGKIIQVLSSISEQTKLLALNASIEAAKAGEAGRGFAVVASEIRKLADQSKESTREVEEMIKRIVNQTKAAQDVADKVEDVIEKQNIAVKDVAQAFVSIKEAMSNVIEGIDNINESIQAIDKEKDVIIKSVENISAISEETAASSEEVSASTQEQLAAIEELRAMAESLNKLAQDLKDAMQVFKV; the protein is encoded by the coding sequence GTGAAAAAAGAACGAAAAACCCAGTCAAAAAACAAGAGAGACTTCAAAGAACTATTTTTATCTTTTTTGAAGAGTGGTAAACTTGCAAAAAGATTTGCACTGCTTATAGCATGCATAGTTATTGTTCCAATAGTCATAATTGATATTTTGTCAATTACTATGTCTGTAAATTCAGTTATCAGTGAGAGCAAAAAGTCATATCTTGCTGCAACAGATTCTACTGCAAGGTATTTTCAGCTTGCAATAAAAACTGCTCAAAATAATGCAACTCAGCTCATGTCAAACGAACTTATTCAAAGGTATTATTCTGAAAGCAAACAGGCTGCTTTAGAAGATTATGAAAAAATTACATTACAAACAGATGCTCAGAAAGCATTGCAGAATATTTTAATTTCAAATAACATGATTGCGGGTATATACATATTGATAAATAAAGAAAAATCGTTATTTAATCTTTCTTTGGTTTTTGATATTGATTATTCAAAAATAAAGAATACATGGTGGTATAAAAAAATTATTGATGCGGGTGGTCCTACTTTAATAGAAGCCCATGATAAGGAATTTGATGAGATAGCGCAGAAGAATAATGCGAATATACCGGAATATGCTTTTTGTATAGGACTTCCATTCAAAGATATTTCAACAAATGAGACGCTTGGTGTAATGCTTTTAGATGTAAGCAAGAGTTGGCTCAGAGATCAACTTCAGGATACCCAAATATCACAGCAAGGTGGGTTTATGCTTGCTGTATCAACTCAGGGGAAAATAGTGCTTCCAACAGAATGGGAAAATAACTTCAAGGATATTCCAAATATTAACACTGAGTTTGTAAGAGAAGTTATCTCCAATATAAAAGCTGAAAAGGTTTCTGGAGCAATTGAAACTATATATTCTAAGCAGCCATACCTTATAACGTATTCACTTATACCAGATACTCCATGGGCTGTTGTTGGTATGATACCACTTACAAAGCTTATTTCAAGTGCAAGGAAGCTGGAGGTATTATCAATCATACTTACTATAATATTTACATTGATTGCTCTTGTAGTTGGAATCTTTTTTGCTCTTAGAATTGTGAAAGATATAGAGAAGATAACAAAGGCATTTGAGGTTGCAGAAAAAGGTGATTTGACAGTAAGTCTTGATATAAAACGAGATGACGAAATCGGTTTGATGGCTCACAGTTTTAATAACATGACTAAAAATATCAAACAGCTTATCGAGAAAGGTGTAAATCTTAGCAGCGAAGTAACATCCGCAATTTCAACCCTTTCAACAGTGGCAGGGGAAACTGCTGCAGCATCTAATGAAGTTGCAAAGGCAATTTCTGAGATTGCAGAAGGTGCATCCAACCAGGCAAAAGAAGCGACAAGCGTTGTTGAGGTTGTTTCACGTTTCGGTGATAAAATAGAAACTATTGTTGAATCATCAAGTAAAATGGAAAAACTAACTAAAGATGTATCTGAACTTTCTGAGAAGGGTGAAAGTGTTGTGGAGGTATTGAACAATGTATCGCAGGATACGGTTAATATAACAAGTACAATGATAAACACAATCAACCAGCTTGCAGAGTATTCAAGATCTATTGGCAAGATTATTCAGGTACTATCAAGTATTTCAGAGCAGACAAAACTTTTAGCTCTCAATGCATCAATTGAGGCTGCAAAAGCAGGAGAGGCAGGAAGAGGGTTTGCAGTTGTTGCAAGCGAAATTAGAAAGCTTGCTGATCAGTCAAAAGAGTCAACAAGAGAAGTTGAAGAGATGATTAAAAGAATTGTGAACCAGACTAAAGCTGCTCAGGATGTTGCTGATAAAGTAGAAGATGTTATTGAAAAGCAAAATATTGCAGTAAAAGATGTTGCTCAGGCTTTTGTTAGCATAAAAGAGGCAATGAGTAATGTTATAGAAGGAATTGATAACATTAACGAATCTATTCAGGCTATAGATAAAGAAAAGGATGTAATAATCAAAAGTGTTGAAAATATCTCAGCAATTTCTGAAGAGACTGCTGCATCTTCAGAAGAGGTTTCTGCATCAACCCAGGAGCAGCTTGCTGCAATTGAAGAACTTCGTGCCATGGCAGAAAGCCTTAACAAACTTGCACAGGATTTGAAAGATGCTATGCAGGTTTTCAAAGTGTAA